A single window of Mycolicibacterium aurum DNA harbors:
- a CDS encoding TetR/AcrR family transcriptional regulator, which produces MPASATSPSLRERKKARTRLAIRQEAFRLFDQQGYANTTIDQIAHAADVSPRTLYRYFGVKEALLVSDDHTTPIVEAFANAPRELSIVAAYRHALTEVFGALTPEERENSIAGQRMLYQVPEARGLIYAEYIRLIDLLTAALARRPDAPNTEMERRVVAAAIVGVLMTVSHDSPLPEDALQRALTILDAKLR; this is translated from the coding sequence GTGCCAGCGTCCGCCACGTCCCCGAGCCTGCGGGAGCGCAAGAAAGCCCGGACCCGTCTGGCGATCCGGCAGGAAGCGTTCCGGCTCTTCGACCAGCAGGGTTACGCCAACACCACGATCGACCAGATCGCGCATGCCGCGGACGTGTCACCGCGCACCCTCTACCGCTACTTCGGCGTCAAGGAAGCGTTGCTGGTTTCCGACGATCACACCACGCCGATTGTCGAGGCCTTCGCGAACGCACCCCGCGAGCTGTCCATCGTCGCCGCCTATCGGCATGCGCTCACCGAGGTGTTCGGTGCCCTGACCCCGGAAGAGCGGGAGAACTCCATCGCCGGGCAGCGGATGCTGTACCAGGTCCCCGAGGCCCGCGGGCTCATCTATGCCGAGTACATCCGGCTGATCGATCTGCTGACCGCTGCGCTCGCGAGGCGCCCTGACGCGCCGAACACGGAGATGGAGCGACGGGTGGTCGCCGCGGCGATCGTCGGCGTACTGATGACTGTCTCCCATGACAGCCCGCTCCCCGAGGATGCGCTGCAACGGGCGCTCACTATCCTCGACGCGAAGCTGCGCTGA
- a CDS encoding TetR/AcrR family transcriptional regulator produces MAKRLASGRHQLTRDEVAAHQKQRLFKALGAVMGVKGYSSTTVDDLIKNAGVSRATFYQHFESKQDCFMAGYARMQGHIIDAIGRAPTTGTPMQRFSTMLDQYLGFMSMDPPTARLYLVEVYSAGPEAMTRRFELQQEFVAGVAKLFNARSQADRFACKALVAAISSLVIGALTDGRPEDFLALKKPVLTFAERAMGPAAQP; encoded by the coding sequence ATGGCCAAGCGGCTTGCGTCGGGACGCCATCAACTCACCCGCGACGAGGTCGCCGCCCACCAGAAGCAACGACTGTTCAAGGCGCTGGGTGCCGTGATGGGCGTGAAGGGGTACAGCAGCACCACCGTCGACGACCTGATCAAGAACGCGGGAGTGTCCCGGGCGACCTTCTACCAGCACTTCGAGTCCAAACAGGACTGCTTCATGGCCGGCTACGCCCGGATGCAGGGCCACATCATCGACGCCATCGGGCGGGCGCCGACCACCGGGACGCCGATGCAGCGCTTCAGCACGATGCTCGATCAGTATCTGGGCTTCATGTCGATGGACCCGCCGACCGCCCGCCTCTACCTGGTCGAGGTGTACTCGGCAGGCCCCGAGGCGATGACCCGACGATTCGAGCTCCAGCAGGAGTTCGTCGCCGGCGTCGCGAAACTGTTCAATGCGCGTAGCCAGGCCGACCGTTTCGCCTGCAAGGCCCTGGTCGCGGCCATCTCGTCGCTGGTGATCGGCGCTTTGACCGACGGCAGGCCCGAGGACTTCCTCGCGCTGAAGAAGCCGGTGCTGACGTTCGCCGAACGTGCGATGGGGCCCGCCGCCCAGCCGTGA